A portion of the Bulleidia sp. zg-1006 genome contains these proteins:
- a CDS encoding peptidase domain-containing ABC transporter: MKKIIHYSQFAENECGLCCIAMICSYYGFYNSIAYYRNCANVGRDGLSLLQIHNIFGKLGFNCKVYQTERIDEEMFTNGPLIIHLTSNHYVVILKRRKFIFLFDPNSHEKKKTTIDSINKKFSGYYVVASPIKSVEYFINDRPNIFKKLQKYLNGAQKILSIIFFLSLISYLFSVFLPVQVSVILNALTDFGVVENILTKIIFIFIFILSFFGLSLIRNGLLVKLQIYLIKKINNEIIMKLININFSYYDNRSKGDILYRLSLSDHLQNAISYNFVNFLLAFSNSVVIMAYIIFIYPVIIKILIFICLIVIAIIAIIIHNKLLKTQKESQKKNLQFKNSETDLVNNMYQIRCENVQNYYQNNCQLTLEQYIDSFEKNQKNVQFSSLYLSMFFSYIPFLIVIIYALLFNHQVGSIFVLYSIINTLFSQSFMAVSEINSLSLLSETFNYIDDIIDEKENDYIKEKKSVAFKCLKLENISFKYNDNGRDVLSGFSLEINKSDFIAIVGDSGSGKTTIIKLLTHLYEPRTGAILINGDDLKNNKVFDYSVAILPQYPLTINGTIKENLAMDLKNIEDDVFWECLAVAHLKEEVNELPMKLDTVVSNSGTNFSGGQLQRLSLARELVKNPNLLIFDEALSSLEEEEEIAIYDYLKKIGKTLLVITHRKNVLKNCNKICVMNNGKLEKKGAYTELYDK, translated from the coding sequence CAAATACATAATATTTTCGGGAAATTGGGATTTAATTGTAAAGTTTATCAAACCGAAAGAATTGATGAAGAAATGTTTACAAATGGACCACTCATTATACATTTAACAAGCAATCACTATGTAGTTATTTTAAAGCGACGGAAATTTATTTTTTTATTTGATCCGAATTCACATGAAAAGAAAAAAACCACTATTGATTCTATAAATAAAAAATTCAGTGGCTATTATGTCGTTGCTAGTCCTATAAAGAGCGTAGAATATTTTATTAATGACCGCCCAAATATTTTTAAAAAATTACAAAAATATCTCAATGGTGCACAAAAAATCCTCAGTATTATCTTTTTTCTTTCTTTAATTTCATATCTTTTTTCTGTTTTCTTGCCAGTTCAAGTTAGCGTGATTTTAAATGCGCTAACAGATTTTGGCGTTGTTGAGAATATATTGACAAAAATAATATTTATATTTATTTTTATTTTAAGTTTTTTTGGCTTATCACTTATTAGAAATGGATTATTAGTTAAATTGCAAATATATCTAATCAAAAAAATTAATAATGAAATTATAATGAAACTTATTAATATTAATTTTTCATATTATGATAATCGTAGCAAAGGAGATATTTTATATAGATTATCTTTATCAGATCATTTACAAAATGCGATTAGCTATAATTTTGTGAATTTCTTGTTAGCTTTTTCTAATTCCGTGGTTATTATGGCATATATTATTTTTATTTATCCAGTTATAATAAAAATTTTAATATTTATATGTCTTATTGTTATAGCAATTATAGCAATAATAATACATAATAAACTTTTAAAAACTCAAAAAGAATCTCAAAAGAAGAATTTGCAATTTAAGAATTCAGAAACAGATCTTGTTAATAATATGTATCAAATTAGATGTGAAAACGTTCAAAATTATTATCAAAATAATTGTCAATTAACCCTAGAACAGTATATTGATTCATTTGAAAAAAATCAAAAAAATGTACAATTTAGCAGTTTATATTTAAGCATGTTCTTTTCGTATATTCCATTTTTAATTGTTATTATTTATGCACTTTTGTTTAATCATCAGGTAGGTAGTATATTTGTTTTATATTCAATAATTAACACCTTATTCTCACAGTCTTTTATGGCAGTTAGTGAAATAAATTCATTGAGCTTATTATCTGAAACATTTAATTATATTGATGATATTATAGATGAAAAGGAAAATGACTATATAAAGGAAAAAAAGTCTGTAGCATTTAAATGTCTAAAACTAGAAAATATTTCGTTTAAGTATAATGATAATGGTAGGGATGTGTTAAGTGGTTTTTCATTAGAAATTAACAAATCAGATTTTATTGCAATTGTGGGGGATAGTGGTTCAGGTAAAACAACAATTATTAAATTGTTGACTCATCTATATGAACCAAGAACTGGAGCTATTCTAATAAATGGAGATGATTTAAAAAATAATAAAGTTTTTGATTATTCAGTTGCAATACTTCCACAGTATCCTTTAACCATAAATGGTACTATAAAAGAGAATTTGGCTATGGATTTAAAAAACATAGAGGATGATGTTTTTTGGGAATGCTTGGCTGTAGCGCATTTGAAAGAAGAAGTGAATGAACTACCAATGAAATTGGATACAGTTGTTTCTAATTCTGGTACGAATTTTTCAGGCGGACAATTGCAGAGACTCTCTTTGGCAAGAGAATTGGTAAAGAATCCGAACTTATTAATCTTTGATGAGGCATTATCCTCACTGGAGGAAGAGGAAGAGATTGCTATTTATGATTATCTAAAGAAAATAGGAAAAACATTACTTGTTATTACGCATCGCAAGAACGTTTTGAAAAATTGCAATAAAATATGTGTCATGAACAATGGGAAACTGGAAAAGAAAGGAGCATATACAGAATTGTATGATAAATAG
- a CDS encoding ABC transporter ATP-binding protein, with product MKKKKKSTATWIYEFAGEYQSSYVISIVLSLLGVALAIIPYLLIAQMIQQLLSKQMDWLVYLHEGFVLALLWLLSVLAKKVSTTFSHRATFQVLGNMREAVSLHLSKMELGRVQSYSSGTLKNIMVERIDSIETTLAHIVPEVSGNMVIPILIFVYLFFLDWRMALIALIPLPIGITAYMLMMNGYEEDYKNTIDKTKILNDTAVEYIQGIEVIKAFGKSKTSYEKFVVAAKEGASCYVDWMNKHRYKQSTALTVAPNTLLFVLPFGLWFVMNGSLSTYHFIVIILLSMGLLTPLITMMSYSDDMARIRTIVGEVVGILENPIQNHAESLNQSVDNYHISLKNVHFSYQEKEVLHGIDLEIPEGKLTAFVGPSGSGKSTIAKLIAALWDVKEGSISIGSVNGQEIPLKDYYRLVSFVSQDNYLFNQSIRENIRMGKPDASDEEVEKIAKESGCHEFIMALPNGYDTIVGEAGGHLSGGERQRIAIARTMIANTPIVILDEATAYTDPENEAIIQQSVAQLVKDKTLIVIAHRLSTIQDADQICMIEKGKVIAQGKHEDLLNSCPLYQSMWQAHISVKDEGMEVVK from the coding sequence ATGAAAAAGAAAAAGAAATCCACAGCAACTTGGATTTACGAGTTTGCCGGTGAATATCAATCTTCGTATGTGATTTCTATTGTGTTATCACTACTTGGCGTTGCCTTAGCTATTATTCCATATTTATTGATTGCCCAAATGATACAACAACTATTATCCAAACAAATGGATTGGTTAGTCTATCTTCATGAGGGTTTCGTTTTAGCGTTACTTTGGTTGCTTAGTGTTTTAGCAAAGAAAGTATCCACAACTTTTTCTCATAGGGCAACCTTTCAAGTTTTAGGAAATATGCGTGAAGCAGTAAGCCTTCATTTATCCAAGATGGAATTGGGAAGAGTGCAGAGCTATTCTTCAGGCACATTAAAGAATATTATGGTCGAGCGCATTGATTCCATTGAAACAACATTGGCTCATATTGTTCCCGAAGTGAGTGGGAATATGGTTATTCCAATTCTTATTTTTGTGTATTTGTTTTTTTTGGATTGGCGTATGGCTTTGATTGCTTTAATTCCATTACCAATTGGTATAACTGCATATATGTTGATGATGAATGGTTATGAAGAGGACTATAAGAATACCATTGATAAAACTAAGATTTTAAACGATACAGCGGTGGAATATATTCAAGGTATTGAGGTGATTAAAGCCTTTGGTAAATCCAAAACCTCTTATGAGAAATTCGTTGTAGCAGCGAAAGAAGGAGCTTCTTGTTATGTGGATTGGATGAATAAACATCGTTATAAACAAAGCACAGCTTTAACGGTTGCACCAAACACTTTATTATTTGTGCTGCCGTTTGGTTTATGGTTTGTGATGAATGGTTCTTTAAGCACTTATCATTTCATTGTTATTATTCTTTTATCGATGGGTTTATTAACACCATTAATTACAATGATGTCTTATTCTGATGACATGGCTCGTATTCGTACGATTGTAGGTGAAGTGGTTGGTATTTTAGAAAATCCAATTCAAAACCATGCCGAATCTTTAAATCAAAGTGTGGATAATTACCATATTAGTTTAAAGAATGTGCATTTTTCCTATCAAGAAAAGGAAGTGCTACATGGGATTGATTTAGAAATTCCGGAAGGGAAATTGACTGCTTTCGTTGGTCCAAGCGGGTCCGGGAAATCCACTATTGCGAAATTGATTGCGGCTTTATGGGATGTGAAAGAAGGCTCTATTTCGATTGGCTCGGTGAATGGACAAGAGATTCCTTTAAAGGATTATTACCGCTTGGTTAGCTTTGTGTCCCAAGATAATTATTTATTCAATCAAAGTATTCGTGAAAATATTCGTATGGGCAAACCGGATGCGAGTGATGAAGAAGTAGAGAAAATAGCAAAAGAAAGTGGTTGCCATGAGTTCATTATGGCTTTACCAAATGGATACGATACGATTGTAGGGGAGGCAGGTGGTCATTTATCTGGTGGTGAAAGACAAAGAATTGCGATTGCTCGAACGATGATAGCCAATACACCAATTGTGATTTTAGATGAGGCAACAGCCTATACCGATCCGGAAAATGAGGCTATTATCCAACAGTCTGTAGCCCAGTTGGTAAAAGATAAAACTTTGATTGTGATTGCCCATCGTTTATCTACAATTCAAGATGCGGATCAAATTTGTATGATTGAAAAAGGAAAGGTGATTGCACAAGGAAAACATGAAGATTTACTGAACTCTTGTCCTTTATATCAATCCATGTGGCAAGCGCATATTTCGGTTAAAGATGAAGGAATGGAGGTGGTGAAATGA
- a CDS encoding DUF3267 domain-containing protein translates to MIKFCGWLKSYNELKETDTTNYSKVSINLKEKIISLIVIVIPCVLNFYSMLHSAKFSLYETIIFDVIGLFILIPLFYCHELLHCISYSNEEEKCIYVYQTSLLTYCTEKVSKKQVVKILLLPNVVITLPVVFLSLILPLFLKYKISSIISFLFILVVAGSYSDITMLISILKYNSNAYFCFSKGIFYVNNSGLK, encoded by the coding sequence ATGATTAAATTTTGTGGATGGCTTAAGTCATATAATGAATTAAAAGAAACAGATACTACAAATTATTCAAAAGTATCAATAAATTTAAAAGAAAAAATTATCTCGCTTATCGTAATTGTCATACCATGTGTTTTGAATTTTTATAGTATGTTACACAGTGCAAAATTCAGTTTATATGAAACTATAATTTTTGATGTCATCGGTTTATTTATTTTAATTCCTTTGTTTTATTGTCATGAACTCTTGCACTGTATTTCATATTCTAATGAAGAAGAAAAGTGCATTTATGTTTATCAAACTTCATTATTGACGTATTGCACAGAGAAGGTTAGTAAAAAGCAAGTGGTGAAAATATTATTATTACCAAATGTGGTTATAACCCTTCCTGTTGTATTTCTAAGCTTGATTTTACCTTTGTTTTTGAAATATAAGATTTCAAGTATAATATCATTTTTGTTCATACTGGTAGTTGCTGGTTCATATTCAGATATTACAATGCTAATTTCAATTTTGAAATATAACAGTAATGCTTATTTTTGCTTTAGTAAAGGAATCTTCTATGTCAATAACTCTGGTCTGAAGTGA
- a CDS encoding flavodoxin family protein gives MINRVKVVSIIGSYRNANSYSRRSAIYFGNALNHYGECINEILLPNELQINNCIGCCRCFSNGKCSLTDDMNIVISKMMASDIVIFSVPVYFHQISGYMKTLIDRLAFLSHIMYFLGKIGVVIINTDNNGSAEAEHYLKEVQEYLGFSCKSCFTVYTNNLSEEAHRSIIKHEVINLVYELHDGTFASELQHQFYKLQMNSMKNRPNQNNEKIMWQNLFSNKDEVGCAIKYKMSDSLKEWIHNSFTIFEKDQLF, from the coding sequence ATGATAAATAGGGTGAAAGTTGTATCAATTATCGGAAGTTATAGAAATGCGAATTCTTATTCGAGACGAAGTGCAATATATTTTGGGAATGCCTTAAATCATTACGGTGAATGTATTAACGAAATATTACTTCCCAACGAGTTGCAGATAAATAATTGCATTGGATGCTGCAGATGCTTTTCTAATGGAAAATGTTCTTTAACTGATGATATGAATATTGTTATTTCTAAAATGATGGCTTCTGATATCGTTATTTTCTCTGTGCCAGTTTATTTTCATCAAATATCTGGATACATGAAAACTCTAATTGATCGCCTAGCATTCTTAAGTCACATAATGTATTTTTTGGGGAAAATAGGTGTAGTAATAATTAATACAGATAATAATGGATCTGCTGAAGCTGAGCACTATCTGAAAGAGGTTCAGGAGTATTTGGGCTTTTCATGCAAAAGTTGCTTTACCGTATATACAAATAACTTAAGTGAAGAAGCACATCGCAGTATTATCAAACATGAAGTAATTAATTTAGTATATGAGCTACATGATGGAACTTTTGCAAGTGAATTGCAACATCAATTTTATAAGCTTCAAATGAATTCGATGAAAAATAGACCTAATCAAAATAACGAAAAAATCATGTGGCAAAATCTATTTTCCAATAAGGATGAAGTTGGTTGTGCTATTAAGTATAAAATGTCTGATAGTTTGAAAGAATGGATTCATAATTCATTCACTATATTTGAAAAAGACCAATTGTTTTGA
- the lanM gene encoding type 2 lanthipeptide synthetase LanM, translating into MFKDVKKDINEMVYQMIVECVVDIYQSKREVYRKQGYNHAERINFFFKEMEETFFYDEFSAKYPVLINLINIRCLDFIEEIKEICNFFSEDYNLLTETLQIPPGKIRAIKWTDGDIHCGRNVMIVETTNCKLVYKPNSNSNFILFSSIIDLYNNTKEKNYLKYTKFVSKKDHFWQEYITLKVFSEYDSVKKYYYKCGIFLAIFLLFGTSDLHYENLIIHDDNPYFIDLETLCRAEVNNISESQKYRDIQSSVVFSSMLPVIDRSSGFDINFSALFTGNMTSTKLQNYRLEEDEENDFLYKKYFASVSNRASGNFYNEIEISPDEVEEYLLRGFNDGAEFILNNKSYILEILKDHKLKYAENRLILRATQIYAKFISAARTPENLKSYISYNKIFSILERNFVAGKNGYSRCEDEIHNLKRGYIPYYYVNLGEKTLFSNNIKLENYLIKSPIDSIIDKMNIFDKSYIEYQNYLIKLSLSTWYKSNDYFVYNQVSKDIYDNNMLYEEIDDYFERLKNYIIEINESECNIPILEVAGNDLKIGLVNPGLYNGGGLIMLFLQYGNHNKYYKNIARKLLENIYSNYFQQKVNDSNIKDFGMFTGIGGLAYLEYNAYVISGNIMHYHRFSEIITDIFNSIEKKDIVDLTYFSGLSGVIRFLNNCKLSEELVKIKNKLENKLESQYLNDEGTMKSEYGLLHGELGILLEVLSISKNATVRIKAKKELALITSNLNKDNNKWCSGQFGLFCVISLLIGSRKIEQNYEHVLNEISNSLKKMENYTLCHGIASVIDCANNKLVKQSLKQVNYHTPSLLSPNVINWDNYNFRCDISFMLGESGYIYACLSKKYNNFPSVLLLDVNCIEAFDNSEVLSSTVSG; encoded by the coding sequence ATCTTTAAGGATGTAAAAAAAGATATCAACGAAATGGTATACCAGATGATAGTTGAATGTGTTGTTGATATTTATCAAAGTAAAAGAGAGGTGTACAGAAAACAAGGGTATAATCACGCGGAAAGGATTAATTTTTTCTTTAAAGAAATGGAAGAAACATTCTTTTATGATGAATTTTCAGCAAAATATCCTGTATTAATAAATCTGATAAATATAAGATGCTTAGATTTTATTGAAGAAATAAAAGAGATCTGTAATTTTTTTTCTGAGGATTATAATCTTCTCACCGAAACATTACAAATTCCACCAGGAAAAATTAGGGCAATTAAGTGGACAGATGGAGATATTCATTGTGGAAGAAATGTGATGATTGTTGAAACAACAAATTGTAAATTGGTATACAAGCCTAACAGTAATTCAAATTTTATACTTTTCTCATCTATTATTGATTTATATAATAATACAAAAGAAAAAAATTATTTAAAATACACGAAGTTTGTAAGTAAAAAAGATCATTTTTGGCAAGAGTATATTACCTTAAAAGTTTTTTCAGAATACGATAGTGTCAAAAAATACTATTATAAATGTGGAATATTTTTGGCTATTTTTTTGTTATTTGGAACATCTGATTTACATTATGAAAACTTAATAATTCATGATGATAATCCATATTTTATTGATTTAGAAACTTTATGTAGAGCAGAGGTAAATAACATTTCGGAATCACAGAAATACCGTGATATTCAGTCAAGTGTAGTATTTTCTTCTATGTTACCTGTAATTGATCGCAGTAGTGGTTTTGATATTAACTTTAGTGCTTTATTTACGGGAAATATGACTTCTACAAAATTACAGAATTACCGTCTGGAGGAGGATGAAGAAAATGATTTCCTTTACAAGAAATACTTTGCTTCAGTAAGTAATAGAGCATCCGGTAACTTTTATAATGAAATTGAAATCTCTCCTGACGAAGTTGAAGAATACCTTTTACGTGGCTTTAATGATGGTGCTGAATTTATTCTTAATAATAAAAGTTATATTCTAGAAATATTAAAAGATCATAAACTAAAATATGCGGAGAATCGTCTCATTTTACGTGCTACCCAAATATATGCAAAATTCATTTCTGCAGCTAGAACACCCGAAAATTTGAAATCATATATCTCTTATAATAAAATTTTTTCGATTTTGGAAAGAAATTTCGTTGCGGGTAAAAATGGATATAGTCGATGTGAAGATGAAATACATAATTTAAAAAGAGGTTATATCCCTTATTACTATGTCAATTTGGGAGAAAAAACACTTTTTAGTAATAATATAAAATTGGAAAATTACCTAATAAAATCACCAATTGATTCTATTATAGACAAAATGAACATATTTGATAAATCTTATATCGAGTACCAGAATTATTTAATTAAACTATCCCTTAGTACATGGTATAAATCAAATGATTATTTTGTATATAATCAAGTATCAAAAGATATCTATGACAATAATATGCTCTATGAAGAGATTGATGATTACTTTGAGAGATTAAAAAATTATATAATAGAGATAAATGAGAGCGAATGTAATATTCCTATCTTAGAAGTTGCCGGTAACGATTTAAAAATAGGGCTAGTCAATCCTGGTTTATACAATGGTGGCGGGCTTATAATGCTTTTTTTACAATATGGAAATCACAACAAATATTATAAAAATATTGCAAGGAAATTATTAGAAAATATTTATTCAAACTATTTTCAACAGAAAGTTAATGATAGTAATATAAAAGATTTTGGAATGTTTACAGGGATAGGTGGACTGGCTTATTTGGAATACAACGCATATGTCATATCTGGTAATATAATGCATTACCATAGGTTTTCAGAAATAATTACTGATATTTTTAATTCTATAGAAAAAAAGGATATAGTTGATTTAACATATTTTTCGGGTCTTTCGGGTGTTATTCGATTTTTGAATAATTGTAAATTGTCTGAAGAACTTGTGAAAATAAAGAATAAATTAGAGAATAAATTAGAATCACAATATTTAAATGATGAAGGAACTATGAAATCAGAATATGGATTATTACATGGTGAATTGGGAATATTATTAGAAGTTTTATCTATATCGAAAAATGCAACTGTAAGGATAAAAGCAAAAAAAGAACTTGCCTTAATTACTTCTAATTTAAATAAAGATAATAATAAATGGTGTTCGGGTCAATTTGGATTATTTTGTGTTATCTCTTTATTGATTGGTTCAAGAAAAATCGAGCAAAATTATGAGCATGTATTAAATGAAATCAGTAATTCTTTAAAGAAAATGGAAAATTATACCTTGTGTCATGGAATCGCCTCTGTTATTGATTGTGCAAATAATAAGCTAGTCAAACAGTCACTAAAGCAAGTGAATTATCATACACCATCGCTTTTGTCTCCGAACGTAATCAACTGGGATAATTATAATTTCCGTTGCGACATATCTTTTATGTTAGGAGAATCCGGATATATTTATGCGTGCTTATCAAAAAAATATAATAATTTTCCATCCGTTCTTCTATTGGATGTTAATTGCATTGAAGCATTTGATAATAGTGAAGTACTGTCATCCACAGTTTCTGGATAA
- a CDS encoding ATP-binding cassette domain-containing protein — MNLVVQDAKKSFGDLLVFKNINLTFETGKFYLIKGRNGSGKTVFLKTLCGYYSLDDGSIYQDGVRIRDKINYIENAGIVIENPKFLSHLTLIENLRLLKTMSDKVDEQAIKKWIDFYDLTDYKNTKYKHCSLGTKQKMSLIQAFIHNPKVLILDEPFNALDTHSIEKTQKYFNDIKQDTITILSTHIDDNLRYISDYEFIFDDEFLLQTT; from the coding sequence ATGAATTTAGTTGTTCAAGATGCAAAAAAGAGTTTTGGTGATTTGCTTGTATTTAAGAATATTAATTTAACTTTTGAAACAGGTAAATTTTACTTAATAAAGGGGAGAAATGGTTCAGGAAAGACTGTCTTTTTAAAAACACTTTGTGGATATTATTCTTTAGATGATGGCAGCATTTATCAAGATGGAGTTCGTATTAGAGATAAAATCAACTACATAGAAAATGCAGGAATAGTTATTGAAAATCCTAAGTTTCTATCTCATTTAACATTAATTGAGAATTTAAGATTGTTAAAGACTATGTCCGATAAAGTAGATGAGCAAGCAATAAAAAAATGGATTGATTTTTATGATTTGACAGATTATAAGAATACAAAATATAAACACTGTTCTTTAGGGACAAAGCAAAAAATGTCTTTAATTCAAGCTTTTATTCATAACCCAAAGGTTTTAATATTGGACGAACCCTTTAATGCATTAGATACGCACAGTATAGAAAAAACACAAAAATATTTTAACGATATAAAACAAGATACAATCACAATTCTTAGTACTCATATTGATGATAATTTACGGTATATTTCAGATTATGAATTTATTTTTGATGATGAATTTCTTCTACAGACAACTTAA
- a CDS encoding ABC transporter ATP-binding protein has protein sequence MISIIRKFFAFSDEKNRKKFHTSILLSVLVAFFESFKIGAISLSLQGIVQNTIDMTLILKVVLILVVGTIGAILVRAKSTMLQTQGGYGVACDKRIEIAEHLRYFPMGFFNKKSLGEITSVTTNTMENLGEVATRAVMLVSSGLLNTSWITVAIFVFDWRIGLILVTGFGLYILLNYWMNNSSKAISKAKVDNTSELVSKVLEQVQGMAEVKQFQLVGKQAKELHRLIAENVQVNTKMEYSFIPFMAVQSLWIKWIGVVLSMVSIWFYLSGSMDLAMTLLMLVASFMIYEHLDTAGNYSALLRVIENCVHQAGEILTMPRMDIDGEEIEPENHSIELKHVTFSYQDENLIQDMNLKIQEKTTTAIVGPSGSGKTTLCHLIARFWDVQEGEILLGGRNIKDYSLDSLMKNFSFVFQNVYLFNDTIANNIRFGQPDVSMDKVIEAAKSACCHEFIMALPNGYDTIIGEGGSSLSGGEKQRISIARAILKNAPIIILDEATANVDPENEKSLVQAIHELTKNKTIIMIAHRLKTVRQADRILVLDHGHVVQDGNHKSLMNEEGIYQRFIQERSQAASWKL, from the coding sequence ATGATTTCTATTATTCGTAAATTCTTTGCTTTTAGCGATGAAAAGAATCGCAAGAAATTCCATACTTCAATTTTATTAAGTGTTCTAGTGGCTTTTTTTGAATCTTTTAAGATTGGTGCTATTTCACTTTCTTTACAAGGAATTGTGCAGAATACCATTGATATGACTTTAATTTTAAAAGTAGTACTTATTCTAGTTGTTGGTACGATTGGAGCGATTCTTGTTCGTGCCAAAAGCACTATGCTACAAACACAGGGCGGTTATGGTGTTGCTTGTGATAAGCGTATTGAAATTGCGGAACATTTGCGTTACTTTCCAATGGGTTTCTTTAATAAAAAGAGTTTAGGAGAAATCACTTCAGTCACAACCAATACCATGGAAAATTTAGGAGAAGTTGCGACAAGAGCGGTGATGTTGGTTTCAAGTGGTTTATTGAATACGTCATGGATTACAGTTGCGATATTTGTTTTTGATTGGCGTATAGGATTGATTCTGGTGACTGGCTTTGGTTTGTATATTCTTTTGAATTATTGGATGAATAATAGTTCAAAGGCAATCTCTAAAGCTAAAGTGGATAATACTTCAGAATTAGTTAGTAAGGTTTTGGAACAGGTTCAAGGAATGGCAGAGGTTAAACAGTTTCAGTTGGTCGGCAAGCAAGCGAAAGAGTTGCACCGACTGATTGCTGAAAATGTGCAAGTGAATACAAAAATGGAATATTCTTTTATTCCATTCATGGCGGTTCAAAGCCTTTGGATTAAGTGGATTGGTGTTGTGCTAAGTATGGTTTCTATTTGGTTTTATTTGAGCGGTTCCATGGATTTAGCAATGACTTTATTGATGTTGGTAGCGTCTTTTATGATTTATGAACATTTGGATACGGCCGGTAATTATTCGGCTTTATTGCGCGTGATTGAAAATTGTGTTCATCAAGCCGGTGAAATTTTAACAATGCCGAGAATGGATATTGATGGTGAAGAGATAGAGCCGGAAAATCATTCCATTGAATTAAAACACGTTACTTTTTCATATCAAGATGAAAATTTAATTCAAGATATGAATTTGAAAATTCAAGAGAAAACAACGACAGCAATTGTTGGTCCATCCGGTTCCGGCAAGACAACTTTATGTCATTTAATAGCTCGTTTCTGGGATGTACAAGAGGGTGAAATTTTATTAGGTGGTCGAAATATCAAAGACTATAGTTTGGATAGTTTAATGAAAAATTTTAGCTTTGTTTTTCAAAATGTGTATTTGTTCAATGATACGATCGCGAATAATATTCGTTTTGGTCAGCCGGATGTATCCATGGATAAGGTGATTGAAGCCGCAAAGAGTGCTTGTTGTCATGAGTTTATTATGGCTTTACCAAATGGTTACGATACAATTATTGGTGAAGGTGGTTCTTCTTTATCGGGTGGAGAGAAACAACGTATTTCGATTGCAAGAGCTATTTTAAAGAATGCACCAATCATTATTTTGGATGAAGCAACCGCCAATGTGGATCCGGAAAACGAGAAATCTCTGGTACAAGCTATCCATGAGTTAACGAAAAACAAAACGATTATTATGATTGCACATCGTTTAAAAACCGTTCGTCAAGCCGATCGTATTCTTGTTTTAGATCATGGTCATGTTGTTCAAGATGGGAATCATAAATCTCTGATGAACGAAGAGGGGATTTATCAACGCTTTATTCAGGAAAGAAGTCAAGCGGCTAGTTGGAAATTATAA